The genomic DNA AAGGCATAACCGTTATATTTTATTTCATTCCCAGCAGCATGAGAATGTACAGTATATTTTTAAAAATATGCTGTGTGAATTTCTATCCCCCCAGGATTATGCTCAACAAATGCTAAGTCATTATGTGCCTTTGCTGCTTACCGAACTGATGCGGGTATATCAACTGGATATGAATTTTGAGCTGGATCATAAGCCGGGTAAAGCGAGCATTATTGATATTTTGCAATACATTGAGCAGCATTACCGCGACTGTACGCTACCTCAATTGGGGGCGACGTTTAATTTTAATCCTAATTATCTGGGGAATTTACTTAAAGAGCAGACAGGCAAAACCTTTCGGGAGCTTGTCCAAACTCAACGTATGCAGCACGCGGATACACTGCTTCGCCATACAAACCACAGTATCAGCGAAATAGCGTACGAGGTGGGATATGAAAGCCTGGGATTTTTTTATCGGAAGTTTAAGGAGTATTCGGGACATACCCCCAGTCAATATCGCGAGTATCAAGGGCGGGTGGATGATGTTTGACATTGACAGCAAGACTCGAATGAGAGAAAAAGTGCACCAGAGCCCTGATACGGTCAAACAAAAGCTTGATTTTATAATGAACCAGATGAGAGCCATTGAGCTAATTACAACATCCCATATATGATCATCCAGCGCGTCTGCGGTCGTATGAGCTGCTTGCTCAAGTGATGCGAACAGTCACATAGTAAGGCCGTGCCGGAAAAGGTTCTCTTAACCTGATCCTGGCACGGCCTTATGGCATTTAAAGCTTATACTTGCGAATCAAATAGGTTGGGGTACAGCTCCACGCGTGACAGTAGCTGTTGATTAAATAACTGCCGTAGGGTGAAAAGGATTTATTATGAGGATCGTACAATTCCCAGAACGTGTCCGCTCCATCCCTCAGCATACCTCCCCAGTAGGATTTGAGGTGTTTTACGGCCCCGTCCCGGTCTCCAGTAATCAGCAAAGCTTCGACCAAATAGTGATGCATATACGGTGTCGTCAGGCCAATATCCGGTTGCTCGGACAGCAGTCGTTGCATAAGAGCTGCATTTTGCTCTGCATCCAGCACTTCTGCCAAAGCCATCCAGATTTGTCCGGCCCACGAAATTTGGAGGTTGGGACCGCTGACGAAGAAGCCTTGTTCTTCATCCCATAGTTGGGCAAGCGTTGCGGTCGTAACGTCCTCCAGCCGCTGGTTAAGGAACGGAAGCTTGTCGGGATCAACCTGTTCAGCTAATCGAATGGTTCGTTTTAACGTATAAATGAGTATCGCTTGTGAAGGGGCTTGCTTATCCAATTCTTCCTGCCAATCGATAAAAGACCACCATTCGTCACTGTGTGGTGGAAGATGCTGCTCATTCAGACGCTCCAGAGCCAGTTCCACCTGTCGGTACGCGGTCGGCCACAGCTCCTGCAAAGTGCCGCTGTCCTGAGTCGCCTCATAGTAATCGTACAAGGAAACTGTAAATAGCAGGGAATAATCGAACAAGTGCGTATCGTCCGGTATGAGTGTGGGAGCGATAAACAGATTCGCTGCGACTTGACCTTGATGATTCGGTACCCCCGCAAATAAATACAAGCAATGCTTGACGAGATCATTATTGCCGAAGGTTTCGTAATTAGCCAGCGCTTGAAGGCGCAAATCACCTAGCCACAGCCGCCGATCCCGTTTGGGGCCATCCTCGAACACTTCCTGCATACAGTTTTGCAAGGTTCGGATGCTGACTTGATCAATGTCCTGCAAGAGTGGGTCAGGATGCTCCAATGGGACTATACGCGAAGCGTCACCAGAGGTAACGGTCTGGAGCTGGATGTTATCGAAGGCTACCCGATATTTCTGAGAGCTATCTATAATTTCAAATTTAACATATCGGAAGCTGTAGCGGCGCGGCAACCGAATGACGTCAGGCAGTACATCGACATATAGCGTTTCCTGCTGTAGCCATGAACTGCTGATCCAGCCTGTATAATTGGCGAAAGGTTCACCGACTTCAACCGGCATTTCGCCAAAGGTCAGCTTGAGATGCAGCGGTGCGTCTGGGGGACTGCCCACAGGGCTAACAGAGAAGGAGAGGTACCCCACCTGATGCATGCCAAAGTCAAGAATGAACTCATCCCCCTTGCCATAATGCTGCTCCGAAGAACTAACGGCAGAGTGAAGCGGACGTGCTAACCAGCCATGCATCGCGTTCGTATCCTGCAATACCTCAACCATTTGTTGCGGTTGGACGGTAGAAGTATTTAACTGTGGCTTCAGCTCAGTGGCCTTATGAATGAAGGTTTCGTTACGCACAATTGTAGTAGTTGTGAAAGCTTGAGGAACAGGGATTGAATTTGACATGGTTATGCCTCCTTTAAAATAATTAAACGGAATGTGGGAATGGTTTATTTCCAGCCGCCAGTGTTGCTTCGTCTAAAGAATCATCCGGCTCCGGATTCCGCTCCTGAAGTTCGGCGCGAATCTGCGGGAAAATGTGATCCAGACGATAAAAGAACATCATCATAATCGAAATAACAGTGAGAATCATCGGAATGATGAGATAATTAAGCTGAATGGCAAACAGCCCTGAGGCACTTTGAGTCTGGTTGGGAATATAATGTCCCCAAGTCAAAAATACACCGGATAGAGCGCCAGCCAGCGCCATAGCTACCTTTCCGATAAAACCATTAATAGAAGAAATAAAGCCACCTGCGCTAATGCCGGATTTCCATTCTCCATAGTCAACCGGGTCTGCCTGCATAGAAAAATATATAGGCATTCGGACACCGTTGCCCAACCCTGCAATGACTGCACCCGCAATCAATCCAAAGACGTTGGTACCGGAAATGAGCATCATCAATAGTCCTGCAAGATTGATAACGCTCCCAATTTGAAACAACTTTCGTTTGTACATATGACGTGCCAGCAGCGGGGCGATAAAAGTTCCAATAATTGGAATTAATGAACCGATCCCTGCAATCAGACCGATCAGATCTGGGCGATTCACATAATACGTAAAATAATAAATCAGGCTGCCTTGATGAAAAAACATGCCTCCAAACATAAAGATAATGTTGGCTGCGAAGATGTACCAGGGCTTATTCCCTTTGAGCGCCGAAAAGGTTTGGGTAACCGTCACTTTTTCCTGCTGGAGTTTTACCTTTTCCTCTACATTTTTGAAGGTTACAAAAAACATCATCATACCGACGACCGAAAAGATAACCATGGTCCAAAAGAAGCCCTGCGCCTGTGAGCCGTTACCCAGCATTTTGACAAGGGGCATAGTCAAAACGCTGACCGCCGTAGCTCCAATAAAGGAGAAAATAATACGGATGGTTGCCAGCATCGTGCGTTCCTGTCCATCACGGGTCAAGCTTGGCAAAATGGAGGCCATCGGAATATTTACCATCGTATAGGCAAGCGATAACCCCATATAGGTGATATAAGCGTAGATTAATTTGCCCACAGGACCGATATCCGGTACATAAAAGGTCAGGATACCCAAAAGACCGAATGGAATTGCACCAAACAGAAAGTATGGCCGCGATTTGCCCCAGCGTGTACGCGTTTTGTCAATGATGATCCCCATGACCGCATCCGCGACACCGTCCACAATACGAGTAACTAGCAGCAGCGCACTGACCGCAAGCACCTCTAATCCCATGACATCCGTATAAAAAAACATTAAATATAGCGTGATCATTTGCCAAATCAAGTTACACGCAAAATCGGCAACTCCGTAACCAAGACGTTGTTTCCAGATGCCTGTCTTTGTAACCATACTCATCCCTCCGTAGATCCCTATGACGCCGATACGGCATGATAGAGGATAAAATTCAGTAGCTCATCTTTCTTGAAGATGTATGTCATGTTGTAAGTTGAATGAGGCGGCTCCGGATTGCCTTCCAAACTTACATTTATTAAAGCGCTTTCTTTTTCATATGGCAATTATCGTTTTACAGATCAATGTATCCGTTTTACAGGTTATTCAAAATTAAAATTTATTTTTGATTATTTTTGTATTATGTATTTTCAAATTAAAACAAAAGTGTTATAGTCTCCGTAAACCGATTATACTCACATTAATAAAGCGATTCAAAAATAAAAATGAACTTGGAGGTCTTTTTCCTATGGTACAAAGTCTGTGGAATTCTTCACAAGCATCTGAGCAAAAAAGTACGCTGGAACAGCTCGTATATCGTTCTAACCTGATCGGCACAGATAGGAGCGTGTGTAACTGGGGAGGCGGCAATACTTCGGCCAAAACGACGATACAGGATTTTCGCGGGCGTGAAGTAGAAATAATGTACGTCAAGGGCAGTGGTTCTGATCTTGCTACAATGAAAGCGCATAACTTTACAGGGCTTCGTATGGAGGATATCCGTCCCTTGTTCGAAAGGGAAGATATGTCTGACGAGGATATGGTCGCGTATCTGGCGAATTGTATGATAGATGCCAAGCATCCGCGTGCTTCGATTGAGACGCTATTGCACGCTTTTTTACCTTTTAGACATGTGGATCATACCCACCCGGACGCCATTATCAGCTTGTGCTGTGCACATAACGGCAAGGACATTGCGAAAGAGATTTTCGGTGACCGTTTTGTATGGGTACCTTATATTCGTCCTGGTTTTAAGCTGTCCAAGATGATTGCTCAAGGTGTACTCGATCATCCGCAAGCAGAATTGGTATTGATGGAAAAGCACGGTCTGGTTACATGGGGAGAAACATCCGAGGCAGCTTATGCGAAAACCATTGAAATCATTCAGGAAGCAGAAAGCTATATTAAGGCTCGTCAAGAGGAAAAACAGTCGTTTGGAGGCGCAAGATATAAAGCGCTTACTCAAGAGGAACGCCGTAGTATTGCATCTCGTGTCATGCCATCCGTTCGGGGAGCGGTCAGTGATGAGAAGAAGATGATCCTTACCTTTGATGATGCAGAGGACGTGCTGGAGTTTGTAAATGGTCAGGATTCTGCTGTATTGTCACAGGTCGGGGCCGCGTGCCCGGATCATTTGGTTCATACCAAGGTGGTGCCGTTTTTTGTAGACTGGACACCGGACGTAGAGGATGTCGAGGGTTTAAAAATAAAGCTCGTAGAGGGTATCGCAGCCTATAAGGAGCAATACCAAGCTTATTTTGAACGCAATCGGCATGAAGGAGACGTTATATTTGAGGCCGCGCCACGGGTTATTTTAATCCCGGGGATCGGCATGATTAACACAGGCAAAAGCTGGAGTAACGCACAGGTGAGTGGCGCTTTGTATCATCGTGCTATCGCGGTGATGCGGGGTGCGACGGCGTTAGGACAGTTTGTTTCGCTTAGTGAAAATGAATCGTATAACGTGGAGTACTGGCCGCTGGAGCTGTATAAGCTGTCACTCGCTCCGGCAGAAGCGGAATTTTCACGCAAAATCGCGCTCATTACAGGCGGTGCAGGCGGAATCGGCAGTGCAACCGCACGCCGTTTGGTGGATGAAGGAGCACATGTCGTGTTGGCCGACCTGAATCTGGAAGGCGCACAAAAGGTGGCCGCCGATCTGAATGACCACTACGGAGAAAACCGCGCTATTGCAGTCAAAATGGATGTAACGCAGGAGGAACAGATTCAGGCTGCCTATGCGGAAACCGCGCTAACCTATGGCGGTGTGGATATCATCGTCAACAATGCGGGGCTCGCAACCTCCAGTCCATTCGACGAAACATCATTAAAGGAATGGAATTTGAACATCAACGTGCTGGGCACAGGTTATTTTCTGGTAGCACGGGAAGCGTTCAAGCTGATGAAGGAGCAGACACTTGGCGGCAGCATGGTGTTCGTCGGCTCGAAAAACTCCGTCTATGCAGGTAAAAATGTAACGGCCTACAGCTCGGTCAAGGCGCTGGAAGCGCATCTCGCCCGTTGTATTGCCGCAGAAGGCGGCGAATACGGTAT from Paenibacillus sp. FSL R10-2782 includes the following:
- a CDS encoding helix-turn-helix domain-containing protein → MNHQQLDEFLRSLDAVEQIQIRTGKNVNDLEHLGFHITESEIGHEVLRMQGKYFFDSGSIYMSKHHRFADMPSHNHDFIEMNYMYSGECTQVIDGREIRLEQGQICILDTNVPHSIYALGENDILVNLIMKMETFSTTFFGGFSNTGIVADFLANAVSRDRRHNRYILFHSQQHENVQYIFKNMLCEFLSPQDYAQQMLSHYVPLLLTELMRVYQLDMNFELDHKPGKASIIDILQYIEQHYRDCTLPQLGATFNFNPNYLGNLLKEQTGKTFRELVQTQRMQHADTLLRHTNHSISEIAYEVGYESLGFFYRKFKEYSGHTPSQYREYQGRVDDV
- a CDS encoding sugar hydrolase, yielding MSNSIPVPQAFTTTTIVRNETFIHKATELKPQLNTSTVQPQQMVEVLQDTNAMHGWLARPLHSAVSSSEQHYGKGDEFILDFGMHQVGYLSFSVSPVGSPPDAPLHLKLTFGEMPVEVGEPFANYTGWISSSWLQQETLYVDVLPDVIRLPRRYSFRYVKFEIIDSSQKYRVAFDNIQLQTVTSGDASRIVPLEHPDPLLQDIDQVSIRTLQNCMQEVFEDGPKRDRRLWLGDLRLQALANYETFGNNDLVKHCLYLFAGVPNHQGQVAANLFIAPTLIPDDTHLFDYSLLFTVSLYDYYEATQDSGTLQELWPTAYRQVELALERLNEQHLPPHSDEWWSFIDWQEELDKQAPSQAILIYTLKRTIRLAEQVDPDKLPFLNQRLEDVTTATLAQLWDEEQGFFVSGPNLQISWAGQIWMALAEVLDAEQNAALMQRLLSEQPDIGLTTPYMHHYLVEALLITGDRDGAVKHLKSYWGGMLRDGADTFWELYDPHNKSFSPYGSYLINSYCHAWSCTPTYLIRKYKL
- a CDS encoding MFS transporter, with amino-acid sequence MVTKTGIWKQRLGYGVADFACNLIWQMITLYLMFFYTDVMGLEVLAVSALLLVTRIVDGVADAVMGIIIDKTRTRWGKSRPYFLFGAIPFGLLGILTFYVPDIGPVGKLIYAYITYMGLSLAYTMVNIPMASILPSLTRDGQERTMLATIRIIFSFIGATAVSVLTMPLVKMLGNGSQAQGFFWTMVIFSVVGMMMFFVTFKNVEEKVKLQQEKVTVTQTFSALKGNKPWYIFAANIIFMFGGMFFHQGSLIYYFTYYVNRPDLIGLIAGIGSLIPIIGTFIAPLLARHMYKRKLFQIGSVINLAGLLMMLISGTNVFGLIAGAVIAGLGNGVRMPIYFSMQADPVDYGEWKSGISAGGFISSINGFIGKVAMALAGALSGVFLTWGHYIPNQTQSASGLFAIQLNYLIIPMILTVISIMMMFFYRLDHIFPQIRAELQERNPEPDDSLDEATLAAGNKPFPHSV
- a CDS encoding bifunctional aldolase/short-chain dehydrogenase, which translates into the protein MVQSLWNSSQASEQKSTLEQLVYRSNLIGTDRSVCNWGGGNTSAKTTIQDFRGREVEIMYVKGSGSDLATMKAHNFTGLRMEDIRPLFEREDMSDEDMVAYLANCMIDAKHPRASIETLLHAFLPFRHVDHTHPDAIISLCCAHNGKDIAKEIFGDRFVWVPYIRPGFKLSKMIAQGVLDHPQAELVLMEKHGLVTWGETSEAAYAKTIEIIQEAESYIKARQEEKQSFGGARYKALTQEERRSIASRVMPSVRGAVSDEKKMILTFDDAEDVLEFVNGQDSAVLSQVGAACPDHLVHTKVVPFFVDWTPDVEDVEGLKIKLVEGIAAYKEQYQAYFERNRHEGDVIFEAAPRVILIPGIGMINTGKSWSNAQVSGALYHRAIAVMRGATALGQFVSLSENESYNVEYWPLELYKLSLAPAEAEFSRKIALITGGAGGIGSATARRLVDEGAHVVLADLNLEGAQKVAADLNDHYGENRAIAVKMDVTQEEQIQAAYAETALTYGGVDIIVNNAGLATSSPFDETSLKEWNLNINVLGTGYFLVAREAFKLMKEQTLGGSMVFVGSKNSVYAGKNVTAYSSVKALEAHLARCIAAEGGEYGIRVNTILPDAILQGSAIWNSNWRNERAAAYGIEPDQLEEHYRKRTTLLVNIYPQDIAEGIAFFASSKAEKTTGCMLTIDGGVPAAFTR